A section of the Oncorhynchus gorbuscha isolate QuinsamMale2020 ecotype Even-year linkage group LG04, OgorEven_v1.0, whole genome shotgun sequence genome encodes:
- the LOC124034515 gene encoding AN1-type zinc finger protein 5-like isoform X2, translated as MAQETKPSLTPVLCTTGCGFYGNPRNNGMCSVCYKEHLSRQQSSTHGLSQLSPMGTVGSPTPDASAIQRLEASLAKVDPSSGPAADMARTIQGSLPVTQQMTEMSISREDKAELVVTEPTASSPATGDEAKGDTPNPKKNRCFMCRKRVGLTGFDCRCGNLFCGLHRYSDKHNCPYNYKAEAAAKIRKENPVVVADKIQRI; from the exons ATGGCCCAAGAGACTAAGCCAAGCCTGACGCCTGTGCTTTGTACCACTGGCTGTGGTTTCTATGGCAACCCCAGGAACAACGGCATGTGCTCGGTCTGCTACAAGGAGCACCTGAGCCGTCAGCAGAGTAGTACCCACGGTTTGAGCCAACTTAGCCCAATGG GAACAGTTGGTAGTCCTACCCCTGACGCCTCAGCCATCCAGCGACTAGAGGCCAGTCTAGCCAAAGTAGACCCTTCATCTGGCCCTGCTGCAGACATGGCtag AACTATTCAAGGCTCTCTTCCAGTGACTCAACAAATGACAGAGATGAGCATCTCAAGAGAGGATAAAGCAGAGCTCG TTGTGACTGAGCCTACTGCTTCTAGCCCTGCCACTGGTGACGAGGCTAAGGGAGACACCCCCAATCCCAAGAAGAATAGGTGCTTCATGTGCCGCAAGAGGGTGGGCCTAACAG GGTTTGATTGTCGCTGTGGGAACCTGTTCTGCGGGCTCCATCGGTACTCTGACAAACACAACTGCCCTTACAACTACAAGGCGGAGGCAGCTGCCAAGATCCGCAAGGAGAACCCTGTAGTGGTCGCCGACAAGATTCAGAGAATATAG
- the LOC124034515 gene encoding AN1-type zinc finger protein 5-like isoform X1, whose protein sequence is MEFPMAQETKPSLTPVLCTTGCGFYGNPRNNGMCSVCYKEHLSRQQSSTHGLSQLSPMGTVGSPTPDASAIQRLEASLAKVDPSSGPAADMARTIQGSLPVTQQMTEMSISREDKAELVVTEPTASSPATGDEAKGDTPNPKKNRCFMCRKRVGLTGFDCRCGNLFCGLHRYSDKHNCPYNYKAEAAAKIRKENPVVVADKIQRI, encoded by the exons ATGGAATTTC CGATGGCCCAAGAGACTAAGCCAAGCCTGACGCCTGTGCTTTGTACCACTGGCTGTGGTTTCTATGGCAACCCCAGGAACAACGGCATGTGCTCGGTCTGCTACAAGGAGCACCTGAGCCGTCAGCAGAGTAGTACCCACGGTTTGAGCCAACTTAGCCCAATGG GAACAGTTGGTAGTCCTACCCCTGACGCCTCAGCCATCCAGCGACTAGAGGCCAGTCTAGCCAAAGTAGACCCTTCATCTGGCCCTGCTGCAGACATGGCtag AACTATTCAAGGCTCTCTTCCAGTGACTCAACAAATGACAGAGATGAGCATCTCAAGAGAGGATAAAGCAGAGCTCG TTGTGACTGAGCCTACTGCTTCTAGCCCTGCCACTGGTGACGAGGCTAAGGGAGACACCCCCAATCCCAAGAAGAATAGGTGCTTCATGTGCCGCAAGAGGGTGGGCCTAACAG GGTTTGATTGTCGCTGTGGGAACCTGTTCTGCGGGCTCCATCGGTACTCTGACAAACACAACTGCCCTTACAACTACAAGGCGGAGGCAGCTGCCAAGATCCGCAAGGAGAACCCTGTAGTGGTCGCCGACAAGATTCAGAGAATATAG